In the Fretibacterium sp. OH1220_COT-178 genome, CGATCACCCTGATCAAACGGTGCAGCGAACACTGGATCACCAACACGGCGCGCGGTGCGGTGCCCGAGGCCTGCCTCCTGAACCCCGAGATCGAGGGGCTCCTTGACCGGGTTCAGAGTGCCGTCGGGGGAGAGGTCCTTGCGGTGGACCTCTTTGAAACTCCGGGGGGATACCTGGTCAACGAGGTGAACGGCCAACCCGAATTCCGCAGCTCGGACGGCGGGCTGACGGGGGTCGACGTCGCGGGACGGCTGGTGGAACACGCGTGGTCCCTGGCGGCACGGGGATGAAGGGAGGGGGAGGAGGATGACGACGAGGTTTCGGGCGGCGGTCTGGGGGGCGAACGGCATGGCGGGGGGCGAGGTCCTGCGCATTCTGGCCGCGCACCCCTCCGTCGGGGTGTCCTGCGCCGTCTCGAGGAGCCGGAGCGGGCAGCCGGTATGGCATGCGCATCCGCACCTCCGGAGCGCGTTTCCGGAGCTCGTGTTCAGCGCCCCGGAGGAGGCTTTGGAGCGCGAGGCGGACGTCGCCTTTCTGGCCCTTCCCCACGGGACGGCGCAACCGCTCATCAAGGTCTATCTGGACAGAGGGGGCAAGGTGGCCGATCTGTCCGCGGACGTGCGCCTCCGGAGCGCGTCGGACTATCGGAGATGGTACGGGGCGCCCCCGCTCCATCCGGAGCTCCTGGAGCGGGCGGTCTACGGTCTTCCGGAGCTGCATCGGGAGGCGCTCAGGGGCGCCTCTCTGGCGAGCGGGGTGGGCTGCAACGCGTCCTGCTCCATCCTCGGCCTCTATCCCCTCGCCCGGGCGGGGCTCGTCGGGGAGGCCCGAATCGAGGTCCGGGTCGGATCGTCCGAGGCCGGGGCGGCGCCGACCGTCGGCAGCCATCACCCCTACCGCAGCCGGACGCTCCGCGTCTACGAGGCGTTCCGGCACCGTCACCTCGCGGAGATCCTACAGGAATTGGACCTCTCCGAGGATCGGGTCACCCTGACGATGACGGCGGTGGAGATGATCCGCGGCGTCCAGATGATCGCGCAGGTGTCGCTCTCCCGCTCCGTGCGGGAGGCGGAGCTCTGGAAGCTCTATCGCGCCGCCTATGCGGACGAGCCGTTCGTCTCGCTCTGCCCGGCACGCCCCTCGCACCTGCGCCTTCCCGACCCGAAGCTGCTGACCGGGAGCAATCGGGTTCTCACGGGGTTCTCCCTCCACGAGGACGGCAGGCGGCTGATCGTCGTATGCGCGCTGGACAACCTGATGAAGGGCGCGGCGGGCAGCGCCGTGCAGTCCGCGAACCTGATGCTGGGCCTTCCGGAGGGGGAGGGGTTGGGGATGCTGCCGGTCTATCCGGCATAATTCCAATTTCAAATCATTCGTATGCTTCGTTGTTTTTGCTCCCCTTGCTTGACGTACTGTTATGTACGCCTGCGCTGCGGTTCGCAAAAGCCGCCTCGCCTACAAATGATTTCGAAATGGAATAAAGGCGGGATGAGGGAATGATTTTTGGCCGAAAGGAGATTCTGCGATGAACGGAGCCCATT is a window encoding:
- the argC gene encoding N-acetyl-gamma-glutamyl-phosphate reductase codes for the protein MTTRFRAAVWGANGMAGGEVLRILAAHPSVGVSCAVSRSRSGQPVWHAHPHLRSAFPELVFSAPEEALEREADVAFLALPHGTAQPLIKVYLDRGGKVADLSADVRLRSASDYRRWYGAPPLHPELLERAVYGLPELHREALRGASLASGVGCNASCSILGLYPLARAGLVGEARIEVRVGSSEAGAAPTVGSHHPYRSRTLRVYEAFRHRHLAEILQELDLSEDRVTLTMTAVEMIRGVQMIAQVSLSRSVREAELWKLYRAAYADEPFVSLCPARPSHLRLPDPKLLTGSNRVLTGFSLHEDGRRLIVVCALDNLMKGAAGSAVQSANLMLGLPEGEGLGMLPVYPA